A single genomic interval of Eptesicus fuscus isolate TK198812 chromosome 10, DD_ASM_mEF_20220401, whole genome shotgun sequence harbors:
- the LOC103304981 gene encoding 60S ribosomal protein L4-like: MLKLNPYAKTMRRNTILRQAKNHKLRVDKAAAALEAKSDEKGVPGKKPVVGKKGKKAVGLKKQKKPLVGKKAAATKKPAAEKKPAEKKPTTEEKKPVA; encoded by the coding sequence ATGTTGAAGCTAAACCCATATGCAAAGACCATGCGCCGGAACACCATTCTTCGTCAGGCCAAGAACCACAAGCTTCGGGTGgataaagcagcagcagcactagAAGCCAAATCAGATGAGAAGGGGGTTCCAGGCAAGAAGCCTGTggtagggaagaaaggaaagaaggctgTTGGCCTTAAGAAGCAGAAGAAGCCTTTGGTGGGGAAAAAGGCTGCAGCTACCAAGAAACCAGCAGCTGAGAAGAAGCCCGCAGAAAAGAAACCCACCACAGAAGAAAAGAAGCCCGTGGCATAA
- the LOC103304486 gene encoding HLA class II histocompatibility antigen, DQ alpha 2 chain-like, translating to MAPAEALILGALALASTPSPCGGGDIVAWDHVGTYGTNVYQTYGAYGQFTYEFDGDELFYVDLEKRETVWRLPEFSNFTKFETQNALQNIVVAKRNLDTLIKDSNFTPATNEIPEVSVFPKSPVTVGVPNTLICLVDNIFPPVINITWFYNGHSVAEGVAETTFYPKSDHSFLKLSYLTFLPAAEDFYDCRVAHWGLEEPLLKHWEPEIPVPMSELTETVVCALGLAVGLLGIVAGSVLTIRGLHAGAASRSWRTT from the exons ATGGCCCCCGCGGAAGCTCTGATTCTAGGGGCCCTGGCTCTGGCCTCCACGCCGAGCCCCTGTGGGGGCGGAGACATCGTGG CGTGGGACCATGTGGGCACTTATGGCACAAATGTTTACCAGACGTATGGCGCCTATGGCCAGTTCACATATGAATTTGACGGAGATGAGCTGTTCTACGTGGACCTGGAAAAGAGGGAAACTGTGTGGCGGCTGCCTGAGTTCAGCAATTTCACCAAGTTTGAAACTCAGAATGCCCTGCAAAACATTGTTGTGGCAAAAAGAAATTTGGACACCTTGATAAAAGATTCCAACTTTACGCCTGCCACCAATG AAATTCCTGAAGTGTCTGTGTTTCCCAAATCTCCCGTGACCGTGGGTGTTCCCAACACCCTCATCTGTCTGGTGGACAACATCTTCCCTCCTGTGATCAACATCACTTGGTTTTACAACGGACACTCCGTTGCAGAAGGTGTTGCTGAGACAACCTTCTACCCCAAGAGTGACCACTCTTTCCTCAAGCTCAGTTACCTCACTTTTCTTCCCGCCGCTGAGGATTTCTACGACTGCAGGGTGGCACACTGGGGCCTGGAAGAGCCGCTCCTCAAGCACTGGG AGCCTGAGATTCCAGTCCCCATGTCAGAGCTGACAGAGACTGTGGTCTGCGCCCTGGGGCTGGCCGTGGGCCTCCTGGGCATCGTGGCGGGCTCCGTGCTAACCATCCGCGGGCTGCACGcaggggctgcctccaggagctggaggaccacATGA